One region of Candidatus Saccharibacteria bacterium genomic DNA includes:
- the rplV gene encoding 50S ribosomal protein L22, translating to MAVKAESKGVRLSPRKVAAVAALVRGRSVADAIVILEHTPRRAALSVLKTIKSAQANASHNHNYKADTLVISEITVNHGARMKRFRPAAMGRALPYMKRSSHIRVLVEGEQRPAKKSNEVKPTVENKPNEVKGAK from the coding sequence ATGGCCGTTAAAGCAGAATCAAAAGGCGTCCGCCTGAGCCCACGCAAAGTTGCAGCAGTTGCTGCGCTTGTCCGAGGCCGAAGCGTTGCCGATGCCATTGTCATACTTGAGCACACGCCTCGCCGCGCGGCTCTCTCAGTCCTCAAGACAATTAAGAGCGCACAGGCAAATGCCAGCCACAACCATAATTACAAAGCAGACACGCTCGTTATCTCCGAAATCACAGTCAATCATGGTGCACGTATGAAACGTTTTCGACCAGCTGCCATGGGTCGGGCGCTACCATACATGAAACGCAGTAGCCACATTCGTGTACTTGTTGAGGGCGAACAACGTCCAGCCAAGAAGTCAAATGAAGTAAAGCCGACAGTAGAAAACAAGCCAAATGAAGTGAAAGGAGCAAAATAA
- the rpsS gene encoding 30S ribosomal protein S19, with amino-acid sequence MSRSLKKGPFIDPKLAKKVAALGPEDRTIIKTWARACTIAPDFVGKTFAVHNGKVHVPVFVTENMVGHKLGEFSPTRKFRNHGGKLAKGK; translated from the coding sequence ATGAGTCGTTCACTTAAGAAAGGGCCGTTTATTGATCCGAAGCTGGCGAAAAAAGTCGCTGCGCTTGGCCCCGAGGATCGCACAATTATCAAAACATGGGCTCGTGCTTGCACAATTGCGCCAGATTTTGTGGGCAAAACTTTTGCGGTGCACAACGGCAAAGTTCATGTACCGGTTTTCGTTACCGAAAACATGGTCGGCCACAAGCTGGGCGAGTTCAGCCCCACTCGTAAGTTCCGCAACCACGGCGGTAAGTTAGCGAAGGGGAAATAA
- the rplB gene encoding 50S ribosomal protein L2: protein MAIKQYNPTTPGRRGMSSQDFSGVTTKKPVRSLVKSVKRGSGRNNQGRITTRHQGGGARRHYRVMNYNFQGEGTVEHIEYDPNRSARIARVKDAAGSYHYVLAVSGMKQGQKVSGHEEAAIEMGNRLPLANIPVGTTIHALELKPGRGAQAVRSAGNSAMLMAKEGEYAQVRMPSGEVRRFLLTCTASIGVVGNEQHQNVKIGKAGRNRHLGKRPSVRGVVMNAVDHPHGGGDGGRHRMAKAPRTPWGQKTLGLKTRRRKSTSNMIIRSRHAAKRK, encoded by the coding sequence ATGGCTATTAAGCAATACAACCCTACGACGCCAGGTCGGCGCGGTATGTCCAGCCAAGATTTTTCTGGCGTGACAACAAAGAAGCCTGTCAGATCGCTCGTCAAAAGTGTTAAGCGCGGCAGCGGTCGAAACAACCAAGGTCGTATTACCACCCGTCATCAGGGTGGTGGTGCGCGTAGGCACTACCGTGTGATGAACTACAATTTCCAAGGCGAAGGAACAGTTGAACACATTGAGTACGATCCAAACCGCAGTGCCCGAATTGCCCGCGTCAAAGACGCTGCCGGCTCTTATCATTATGTGCTTGCGGTGAGTGGCATGAAACAAGGCCAAAAAGTAAGTGGCCACGAAGAAGCTGCTATTGAAATGGGAAACCGTCTGCCACTTGCAAACATCCCAGTTGGCACAACCATTCATGCACTTGAACTCAAGCCTGGCCGCGGCGCTCAAGCTGTGCGCAGCGCCGGAAACAGCGCTATGCTTATGGCCAAGGAAGGCGAATACGCTCAGGTGCGTATGCCGAGCGGCGAAGTTCGCAGGTTCCTACTGACCTGCACAGCCTCTATAGGTGTTGTTGGTAATGAACAGCACCAAAACGTCAAAATCGGTAAGGCTGGTCGCAATCGTCACTTAGGCAAGCGCCCAAGTGTGCGTGGAGTTGTTATGAATGCAGTCGATCACCCACACGGTGGTGGTGATGGTGGTCGTCACCGCATGGCTAAAGCCCCTCGCACTCCATGGGGTCAAAAGACACTTGGTTTAAAGACCCGTCGCCGCAAGAGTACTAGTAACATGATCATAAGAAGCCGCCACGCGGCCAAGAGGAAATAA